From the genome of Cyanobium sp. ATX 6F1:
ACGGAGAGCGCTGCGGCATCCCGTCGCCCGTGAGCAAGGGCTCGCCCTATTCCATCGATCTCAACCTGCTGGGACGCAGCATCGAGGCCGGCCCCCTGGAGGATCCCGATGTGGAGCCCCCCGAGGAGATCTACGCCCTCACCCGCTCTGTTGAGAACGCCCCCGATGCTCCCCAGGTGGTCGAGATCGGTTTCGAGGCGGGCAATCCCGTGAGCGTTGATGGGGTGCGCCTCGATCCGGTCAGTCTGATCCGCCGGGCCAATGAGCTGGCCGGCCTGCATGGTTTCGGCCGGCTCGACATGGTGGAGAACCGGGTGGTGGGCATCAAGAGCCGGGAGATCTACGAAACCCCCGGCCTGCTGCTGCTGATCCGTGCCCACCAGGAACTCGAATCGCTCACCCTCGCCGCCGATGTGCAGCGGTACAAGCGCCAGATCGAAGCCAGCTGGGCCGACCTGGTGTATCAGGGCCTCTGGTTCGGACCCCTCAAGGAGGCCCTCGATGGCTTCCTCGACCGCACCCAGACCAGCGTCAACGGCACGGTGCGGGTCAAGCTGCACAAGGGCAACGCCACCGTGGTCGGCCGCCGCAGCGCCAGCGACAGCCTGTACGTGAGCGACATGGCCACCTACGGCTCAGGCGATCGTTTCGACCATCGGGCCGCCGAGGGATTCATCTATGTCTGGGGGCTGCCCACCCGGCTCTGGGCGGCCCAGCGCCGCCGCTGAAGACTTGTTGCGGCCTGAAGGCAGCTCAGGCCGCCGAGCTGTCGGAGCTGTGGCCCTTGAGCAGTTTGCGGGTCCAGGAACCCAAGCCGTTGGGGAAAGGCAGCTGTGGGGGCTGGCCTTCGGCCGCTCCCTGCAGGGCGAAACGGGCCTGCTCCCGCAGGGCCTGATGCTCCTCCGCCAGCAGCCTGGTGCGCTCCTGCACCGGCTGCAGTTGCTGCTGGAACTTGCGCTCAAAGATGGCGGGCAGCTCCGCCAGCAGCGTTTCCAGTTCCGCCACCTGATGGCGGGTGGCTTCCAGGTCGCGGAGCAGGGCTTCGCGGGCCGACGGCTGAGTGAATGGGGTGGTGACCAAGGCGAGCGTCCATCCCGAAGGCCTTCCATCATCCCCCACATCACGGGGCGGTGATGACGCAACCGCGTCAGCTTCTGGTGATGAACAGGCCTTCAGCAGGGGCCGGCCCCAACGGGGGACCGGGGCGCGGTGGCCATCGTCCGGGAACATGCGCGGACGGTATCGGATGGTTGGCCCGCCCACAAGGCAGGCCAGCACTTGGCTCCAGGCCAACGGCCAACCATTCAGCTCAGGCCTCTACGGCGGCGGCGGTCGCTTCCTCTGTGGTGGAGGTGGTGGCCACGGGCACGCTGCCGGTGCGTGGCGGGGGCACCGGACCGTCCTGCTTGACGGTGAGGTAACGGATCACGTCTTCACTCAGGCGCATGGCTCGCTCCAGGGCGATCACCTGCTGGCCGTCCCCGTTGTGGGTGAGCTGCACGTAGATCCCTTCCTTGTGCTTGGCGATCGTGTAGGCCAGGCGACGCTTGCCCCGCATCTGTGACTCGTAGACCTCGGCGCCGGCCTCGGTCACCAGGTCGCGGTACTTGTTGACATGGGTTTCGACCTCCTCCTCCGGGATGTCCGGGCGAAGGATGTACATGGTCTCGTAATAAAGCTCGGACATGGAATCTCCGTTGAGGACTCTGGCCGGCGCGGGGCGGGCCGAGGGGGATGAGGCCGATCGGCCATGGGCCTGATCAGCGACGGATTGATGACCCTATCGCGGCGCCTGATCGCCAGCCCCAGCCTCAGCTTCCTGCGGGGCGCCGGTTCTCAGTAGAGCTGCATGCGCACGGCCTCCGAGACGGTGGGAATGTCGGCCTCCTTACCGCGCAAGCACTGCACGGCGGCGAACAGCACCAGCACCAGGGTGCCCAGGTAGACGGTGTTGCTCAGGGTGCGGATCGCGAAGCTGGCCCCCAGGGGGGTGAGCAGCACGTTGAAGGCCAGGGTGAGCAGCACCAGCACGATGTCCAGCAGGATCGCCTGCAGCACGTTGAAGCGGATGAAGTAGGGCACCTTCGGGTTGCGCACCACCGCCAGGAACAGCAGCAGGAACAACAGGAAGCCGCCGAAGGGCACCAGCTGCTGCAGCATCACCACAGGGATCACCGGCAGGCTGAGCCACTGCAAGGCGGGAAACATCCCGTAAAGGGAGCGTCCGAAGGGCACCCCCTCGCTCCAGGGCAGCAGGTAGGCCAGCAGCGCCAGCAGCCGCTGCCAGATCGGTGGTTCCGCCATGGGACCCGTTGTGGTCGCCTGAGGCTAGGGCCCCTCCAGCCGGTCCAGGGCCGCCCGGCGCATCGTCTCCACCGGCACCTGCTGCAGGCCGCTCCAGAGCCGCAGGGCCGCGGCCCCCTGCTGCACCAGCATCTCCAGGCCGTCGAGGCCGCGGCCGCCCCGGGCCGCCGCTTCCCGCAGCAGCCGGGTGGGCCGGGGGGTGTAGATCAGG
Proteins encoded in this window:
- a CDS encoding argininosuccinate synthase, whose protein sequence is MGRAKKAVLAYSGGVDTSVCIPYLMQEWGVEEVITFAADLGQGDELEPIRQKALDSGASQSIVDDLIEPFITEFAFPAIRANALYEGRYPLSTALARPLIARRLVEVAREVGADAVAHGCTGKGNDQVRFDVAIGALAPELKVLTPAREWGMSREETIAYGERCGIPSPVSKGSPYSIDLNLLGRSIEAGPLEDPDVEPPEEIYALTRSVENAPDAPQVVEIGFEAGNPVSVDGVRLDPVSLIRRANELAGLHGFGRLDMVENRVVGIKSREIYETPGLLLLIRAHQELESLTLAADVQRYKRQIEASWADLVYQGLWFGPLKEALDGFLDRTQTSVNGTVRVKLHKGNATVVGRRSASDSLYVSDMATYGSGDRFDHRAAEGFIYVWGLPTRLWAAQRRR
- the rpsF gene encoding 30S ribosomal protein S6, producing MSELYYETMYILRPDIPEEEVETHVNKYRDLVTEAGAEVYESQMRGKRRLAYTIAKHKEGIYVQLTHNGDGQQVIALERAMRLSEDVIRYLTVKQDGPVPPPRTGSVPVATTSTTEEATAAAVEA
- a CDS encoding Tic20 family protein, which codes for MAEPPIWQRLLALLAYLLPWSEGVPFGRSLYGMFPALQWLSLPVIPVVMLQQLVPFGGFLLFLLLFLAVVRNPKVPYFIRFNVLQAILLDIVLVLLTLAFNVLLTPLGASFAIRTLSNTVYLGTLVLVLFAAVQCLRGKEADIPTVSEAVRMQLY